A window of Scophthalmus maximus strain ysfricsl-2021 chromosome 4, ASM2237912v1, whole genome shotgun sequence genomic DNA:
ACAATACAGCTCGGTCCAATGCATTTTCTAaaacttcaaaaacattttacggATATTGATGCAATTGAGGATAGAGGAATATGTCCctaattgaaatgtatttatatactttttttgttatctgcCTTAATTTTCCAGACTGACTCTGAGGGGAGGTTGGGGATGAGCTCGGGTCTGTTGAACGCCAGCGATGATGGCGATTCTAAAAGGGCCAAACTGTCGTACAGCAACAGGGGACTGTCCACAAGAACGCCCAGCGCCTTGGTTACAGCATCCACCTATACCAGTAAAGGACTCGGCAGTGGCAGAGGTACTTAATACCAGACCTGTGGAGGTCATAATAAAATCTGCCACTGTTCCACTACCACATATATTTTAAaccttgtgttgtttcaacTCGAAGATGTCTCACCTCTCATCCCGGAGGCttgatgagaggtgaaacgtcttcaggTATCTACAAATcaagtccagttgctcttgATTTCAACTTTTCTTGGATAACCATGACCTGGATGATTGAGAATCTGAATACTATTTCTCCCAAAGCACCTATGCCTACTGTCCGGTTTGAGCTGCAGATTCAAATTTCCTCATTTTAGTCGAGGGAACTGCAGTGCAGGGCTGAGGCGTCTCCGAAATCAGATGgctgtgatttatttgtattttcactgtgttgttggCTCATTAGCTAACCTTCATGTCAGAACAAGTTTTTGTGGTGCAACCAGATTTAATTTAGTGATGCATAAATCTCCACTGAATAACTACACATGTTACAGCTCAGTTTTTCGTAGTCAGAGGATTTAGGATTTAGTTGGAATTCACAAAATCTGCTACACAAATGTCTGAACCCGTAAAGAATGAGTGACACTTGAACTATCTACCCAGAGAGAAGTCGGGTTGTGTTATAATTCCCACCGATATTTATCTGATTTTGGAAATTTGAAATCTGTGCTGCTCTCACtcgattttttttccctaacAGGTATAGGAGGTataggtgaaaaacaaaattacacgATCGATTCGTCATGGAGCTCGTGCCGTTTGCTCTCACTTTCGTCATCTTCCTCCACAAAATCGCTGTTGTCCAGGAGAGAGCAGGAGTCGAAGTATGAGCCCTCAAGTCTCTCCAGTTTGGGAGACAGAAGATTTCGGACTCCTGGAGTGTCTTCCTCACTGTGTACGCATATTAtgtgatgtaaacacacacacacacacacacacacacacacacacacacactagacagAGTACACTGCCTGCTTAAATGCTTTGTCacagtctcttcctctcccctcgttTCAGAccagacagacaggttgactTCCACGTATGCACAGGGAGCTCGGCCTAAAGAGTCCGCCtactcttcctcgtcctccgcTGCCAGAGAAAGCTCCCTGAGTCACCACCTCTCATCCTCCACTCCCCACCGTTCGTCTCCCCTGGTGCGTGACTTGAGCAGCAGGACCCCGACCCGTTTTGTGAGCAGCTCATCAAGCCTCCGCTCTTCTCCAGTACAAACCAGAAAGGTCGTGTCCTCCTCCGACACCTGCTCTTCTTACTCCTCCCACACCCCGAGGTACAGCGCTCCCCCCGTCAGGCCAGAGGCTACGCTCCCACCGAGGCCGGCCCCAGAAGGTGGAGAGTCGGAGGGCCGTCGCTCCACGCGGCGCCTTTTGTCCCGGTTATTTTCACGGCGCTCCAGCCAAGACTCGTCCAGTGGATCTTCCAGCGTTCGCTCCCTTGATGATGACAGTCCATCGACTGGAGGGGAGTCTGTAGATGGCGACGAGGTCGCCGGGCTCTCCGTTGTGGACCCTGATGCTCGACGGTCTGAGACAACCTCGGATGGCCTCAGAAATCTTAAAGCGGATCTCGCCCCTATTCAGGAAGGGACCAGCGATGGCTATCGCAGCGGCCTGTCCGGGTCCAGAATGACCTCGTGGAGAGAGCCCGGTGTCGGCAgcagtaacagcagcagcagtggcgtAAGCACCGGCCCCTCCTGGCTCTCCTCTTCTCGGTCGGAGACGACCTTGGATGGCCTCAGAAATCGCCGAGCAGACCTCGCCCCGATTCAGGAAGGCAACAGCGATGGCTATCGCAGCGGTCTGTCAGGGTCCAGAATGGCCTCGTGGAGAGAGCCCGGTGTCGGCAGCAGTAACggcaccagcagcagcggcggaggCACCAGCTCGTCCTggctctcctcttccctcctagGCCGCTGCCCTCCCTTGCTCTCACGCCTCCGGCGTCATGCAAGCAACGGGAGTGCGCACACCGCTGCGGCCTCACAAGAATGCCTCAGCCGCCCACAGCATTTACTGAGGAGGTGGGACGGTGTTgaacacaaaacatcacaggaagatgaggatgatgatgatgatgaggaggaagatgatgatgatgaggaggaggaggacgacgacg
This region includes:
- the marchf7 gene encoding E3 ubiquitin-protein ligase MARCH7 isoform X4 — encoded protein: MDSRSRRLPFCLSSPRSSYTSSIPTVSSSSLGSSRLYSRETTLSSDRFPRASSTYKADLDQQNSRLLSSTRDYGGSDSRSSNWKLPTSLTSSGRSYDRPWTESSLSSRSKLTDSEGRLGMSSGLLNASDDGDSKRAKLSYSNRGLSTRTPSALVTASTYTSKGLGSGRGIGGIGEKQNYTIDSSWSSCRLLSLSSSSSTKSLLSRREQESKYEPSSLSSLGDRRFRTPGVSSSLYQTDRLTSTYAQGARPKESAYSSSSSAARESSLSHHLSSSTPHRSSPLVRDLSSRTPTRFVSSSSSLRSSPVQTRKVVSSSDTCSSYSSHTPRYSAPPVRPEATLPPRPAPEGGESEGRRSTRRLLSRLFSRRSSQDSSSGSSSVRSLDDDSPSTGGESVDGDEVAGLSVVDPDARRSETTSDGLRNLKADLAPIQEGTSDGYRSGLSGSRMTSWREPGVGSSNSSSSGVSTGPSWLSSSRSETTLDGLRNRRADLAPIQEGNSDGYRSGLSGSRMASWREPGVGSSNGTSSSGGGTSSSWLSSSLLGRCPPLLSRLRRHASNGSAHTAAASQECLSRPQHLLRRWDGVEHKTSQEDEDDDDDEEEDDDDEEEEDDDDDDSEEEEGAVGLDAFGVRRPCRLEDEALPEREDGSVAFPSHRRAGVYESISAAMAQLSSLENQLDVPKEKPAASRDQEKLRKIKERLLLEESDEEEGDLCRICQMGEESASNPLIQPCRCTGSLQYVHQDCIKRWLRSKIGSGTNLEAITTCELCKEKLRLDIDNFDIQELYRTHVQSEYDDFISSGLYLVVLLHFCEQRFSDVLGAVDAAGVLRVMGRCRTSDRPLSSPTWTTTLKRITDYVNVAE
- the marchf7 gene encoding E3 ubiquitin-protein ligase MARCH7 isoform X3; its protein translation is MDSRSRRLPFCLSSPRSSYTSSIPTVSSSSLGSSRLYSRETTLSSDRFPRASSTYKADLDQQNSRLLSSTRDYGGSDSRSSNWKLPTSLTSSGRSYDRPWTESSLSSRSKLTDSEGRLGMSSGLLNASDDGDSKRAKLSYSNRGLSTRTPSALVTASTYTSKGLGSGRGIGGIGEKQNYTIDSSWSSCRLLSLSSSSSTKSLLSRREQESKYEPSSLSSLGDRRFRTPGVSSSLYQTDRLTSTYAQGARPKESAYSSSSSAARESSLSHHLSSSTPHRSSPLVRDLSSRTPTRFVSSSSSLRSSPVQTRKVVSSSDTCSSYSSHTPRYSAPPVRPEATLPPRPAPEGGESEGRRSTRRLLSRLFSRRSSQDSSSGSSSVRSLDDDSPSTGGESVDGDEVAGLSVVDPDARRSETTSDGLRNLKADLAPIQEGTSDGYRSGLSGSRMTSWREPGVGSSNSSSSGVSTGPSWLSSSRSETTLDGLRNRRADLAPIQEGNSDGYRSGLSGSRMASWREPGVGSSNGTSSSGGGTSSSWLSSSLLGRCPPLLSRLRRHASNGSAHTAAASQECLSRPQHLLRRWDGVEHKTSQEDEDDDDDEEEDDDDEEEEDDDDDDSEEEEGAVGLDAFGVRRPCRLEDEALPEREDGSVAFPSHRRAGVYESISAAMAQLSSLENQLDVPKEKPAASRDQEKLRKIKERLLLEESDEEEGDLCRICQMGEESASNPLIQPCRCTGSLQYVHQDCIKRWLRSKIGSGTNLEAITTCELCKEKLRLDIDNFDIQELYRTHVQVKSEYDDFISSGLYLVVLLHFCEQRFSDVLGAVDAAGVLRVMGRCRTSDRPLSSPTWTTTLKRITDYVNVAE
- the marchf7 gene encoding E3 ubiquitin-protein ligase MARCH7 isoform X1; protein product: MDSRSRRLPFCLSSPRSSYTSSIPTVSSSSLGSSRLYSRETTLSSDRFPRASSTYKADLDQQNSRLLSSTRDYGGSDSRSSNWKLPTSLTSSGRSYDRPWTESSLSSRSKLTDSEGRLGMSSGLLNASDDGDSKRAKLSYSNRGLSTRTPSALVTASTYTSKGLGSGRGIGGIGEKQNYTIDSSWSSCRLLSLSSSSSTKSLLSRREQESKYEPSSLSSLGDRRFRTPGVSSSLYQTDRLTSTYAQGARPKESAYSSSSSAARESSLSHHLSSSTPHRSSPLVRDLSSRTPTRFVSSSSSLRSSPVQTRKVVSSSDTCSSYSSHTPRYSAPPVRPEATLPPRPAPEGGESEGRRSTRRLLSRLFSRRSSQDSSSGSSSVRSLDDDSPSTGGESVDGDEVAGLSVVDPDARRSETTSDGLRNLKADLAPIQEGTSDGYRSGLSGSRMTSWREPGVGSSNSSSSGVSTGPSWLSSSRSETTLDGLRNRRADLAPIQEGNSDGYRSGLSGSRMASWREPGVGSSNGTSSSGGGTSSSWLSSSLLGRCPPLLSRLRRHASNGSAHTAAASQECLSRPQHLLRRWDGVEHKTSQEDEDDDDDEEEDDDDEEEEDDDDDDSEEEEGAVGLDAFGVRRPCRLEDEALPEREDGSVAFPSHRRAGVYESISAAMAQLSSLENQLDVPKEKPAASRDQEKLRKIKERLLLEESDEEEGDLCRICQMGEESASNPLIQPCRCTGSLQYVHQDCIKRWLRSKIGSGTNLEAITTCELCKEKLRLDIDNFDIQELYRTHVQVKSEYDDFISSGLYLVVLLHFCEQRFSDVLGAVDAAGLFNLVRILHDHMDDLESSQSDGEVPDIRPSIEFSDLDDDLEEDY
- the marchf7 gene encoding E3 ubiquitin-protein ligase MARCH7 isoform X2, which gives rise to MDSRSRRLPFCLSSPRSSYTSSIPTVSSSSLGSSRLYSRETTLSSDRFPRASSTYKADLDQQNSRLLSSTRDYGGSDSRSSNWKLPTSLTSSGRSYDRPWTESSLSSRSKLTDSEGRLGMSSGLLNASDDGDSKRAKLSYSNRGLSTRTPSALVTASTYTSKGLGSGRGIGGIGEKQNYTIDSSWSSCRLLSLSSSSSTKSLLSRREQESKYEPSSLSSLGDRRFRTPGVSSSLYQTDRLTSTYAQGARPKESAYSSSSSAARESSLSHHLSSSTPHRSSPLVRDLSSRTPTRFVSSSSSLRSSPVQTRKVVSSSDTCSSYSSHTPRYSAPPVRPEATLPPRPAPEGGESEGRRSTRRLLSRLFSRRSSQDSSSGSSSVRSLDDDSPSTGGESVDGDEVAGLSVVDPDARRSETTSDGLRNLKADLAPIQEGTSDGYRSGLSGSRMTSWREPGVGSSNSSSSGVSTGPSWLSSSRSETTLDGLRNRRADLAPIQEGNSDGYRSGLSGSRMASWREPGVGSSNGTSSSGGGTSSSWLSSSLLGRCPPLLSRLRRHASNGSAHTAAASQECLSRPQHLLRRWDGVEHKTSQEDEDDDDDEEEDDDDEEEEDDDDDDSEEEEGAVGLDAFGVRRPCRLEDEALPEREDGSVAFPSHRRAGVYESISAAMAQLSSLENQLDVPKEKPAASRDQEKLRKIKERLLLEESDEEEGDLCRICQMGEESASNPLIQPCRCTGSLQYVHQDCIKRWLRSKIGSGTNLEAITTCELCKEKLRLDIDNFDIQELYRTHVQSEYDDFISSGLYLVVLLHFCEQRFSDVLGAVDAAGLFNLVRILHDHMDDLESSQSDGEVPDIRPSIEFSDLDDDLEEDY